The genomic region TTTAATGTTAGGGTCATTGGTCTTGGAATTTAAGAAATTGTAAATTTCTTTATGAGGTTTTTTTTGTCGCTCAATGCAATGCAGTAAGTGATTGACAACCAATTCTGTGGGTGGAACATGTTGAACGCCCAAAAACTTAAGGAAATTACTAGCCTCATTTTGAACTGCCCTAGATAAGCCTAGAAATAGCGCTTGGCTCTCGAAAAGGTATTTCTGATATACAGCATATAATTCATCAGGCTTGTACCATTGGTCAATTTTCCCTTCAGCCGGAAGCCAAGCGATTCGTTTAAGTTTCTCTAGTTTTTGCTTCGTTACTTCATTGGCTGTTTGATAATATTGGTCTAAAAATCCTACAATGAGTTCGATTTGTTTCACGGATTCAGGACTATAGTGTCTCGAAGAAATTTCGTCGATTTTCTTCAAAAGATCGTCAATTCGCGGTTTATCTGCCACACCCAACCACCGGTACAGGTCCTCAATTGGTTCACTAGGCGGATTTTCAAGAAGAGCGTAGGGTGTAGAGTCACCAAGACACTTGCGCACGTCGGCATTAGGGAAGTAACATTCAGTAGCTGGATAAGAACGTCCGTCCGAACACTCTATAAGAGGAATCTGTGCTAGGATATCCCGGGCACTTGGATTTTCTTTTAACTCTCCAAGATGATGGGCTAAAAGACGCACTGCAGCGCGGCGCTTTTCGTGGGGGATATCATCTTTTAATGCTTCTGGAAGAAATTTAGTGGCATATGTAAGAAAATCAAGTTCTTGCACACCCAAATCACGTAAAAAATCGTAGCGCATACCAATAGCATGAAGATCAACCACATCGGCAAGACCAATCGGATCCTTAAAGTTACCTGGTAATGCAAGATCTGCTAGTCGTCGCAAATTCTTCCCACTGGGAAACATAGGGATTTGCTTGAAAGATTTTTTGAGATTTTTATCTTGCAAAACAATATCTCGTCGTTTTTCGAACCATTGTAAAATTTGATCGATTGGTAGATGCCGTTGCGCCCAAAGATGTTCTAGAAATTGAGAATCCATTTCTTGTAAAAGTTTCACTGCTACTCTGGCAGTAAATGGAGGACAGAGGTGGCGAAGAGGCTTAAACGCTTCCTCTGAAGATAAAAAAACAATATCTGGGCATAGACGTTTAAAAAGGTTTATCGTCTCCTCATCACTTTGATAAATGTCTTTGCAAGGCCAAAGAGATCCATCATCACCTGGGGCGAGTGGCAGAGATTTGATTCTTTCAGAAAATTCAGGTTGATGCTTTAACAGAAGGGCTATTTCCGACCATAAAGCCTCGAGGTATTCTTTTTGGGCTAGCGCAGGGGGGAGTTCGTTAGGCTTGATACGCTGTATAAAACCTAACTCTTGAAATTTTTCATATATTGCTCTGATATCCAACTTATGTATTTTGATTTCACGAAGTAACGATTGGTATGGGCGTAGAATTTCGTTTACAATTTTGAAACCTAAGGCTTCGAGCACTGGTATTGCTTTAGATTCCTCTTTTTGTGAGAGAAAATATGCTTCTTTTGGAAGAACCCATTGCTTTTGTGTAGTGTAGATAACTCGTTCTTTGGCTAGGGATTCACGTGCGTATTCCCAGAATGCCTTTAGGGTAGGCTCGCCAGAGCATTTATTTTGCAAAAAAACTTCCCGAACCTTTTTCAAAAGTGCCCAAAATTTTTCGGGGCCAAGGATCTGAGGTAGTTGCTTAATGGCATCACCAAATGTCTGAGCAGCGGCCCGGAGAGCTGCTCTGTTCCACTCCGATTGGTAATCGTTTTCCAAAATAATACGTTTGCGGTCATTGGTAGTGTAAAAGTCAGCGTTAATATGGAATGGGAGCCCTGCATTATAGGTAGTAGGTAAATAGGCATATACCAAACCTTTTTCTAAGGATGCATCTGAGACAGCTAATGTTACTTTTGAAGAACGTTTGTCTTCAATTTGTTTATATTTTTGTTTTAAATTTACAGATTCTTCGGTGAAGTCTCCTTGAAATAGATACCAAATTCGATCATTCTCTGGGGCACCCTCACTTACGATCATTTGACCGTCTAGATGAATCTTTTCAAACGTGCGTACAAGTTGGCCATTGTAAAGAATCGAAAGCTTCTTAAGATGCTTAAGAAACAAAATAGCCTCAGGAAGGAAGGATTCTAACTCTTGGCGAAATCGCTGTGGTCCATCTGGGGGGACAGATTCAACACGTAAGGAACTCCGTAAATGAGATCCTTTTTCATATGCCCATGGCAAGATGAAGCGAGTTCTTGGTAAATGTCCTTTTTGGCATGTGGTGCATCCACCACATGCCATAATACGTTTCTCTTCGGGATTATCCTCGCGGATTTTCCAGTGTCGCCCTGCAGAGATAAGCTCTGGATAATCGGTAATCTGGTAAACAGCGATAAAGCCAATACCAAAAGCGCCAATGGTATCTTGTTGCCAGCGTTTGTCTCCTGAAGCCACAGAACGAAAACGATGAAAGTCACATTTATAGCCTCGTTCCTTTTTCCAAAGACATATTTCTTCTTCCGCATGACCACAATCGCTGAACACACTATCATTATCTACGATAAGTGCTTTATCCGTAATATCAAAAGACAGAGATGTCGCACGCGCGTCATCTGCATTCTGAATCAATTCACTGGCTAGAGTGCGATACCCTTGCAAATCGCGCAGTTTTGCACCAATGAAACCCAAATAGTCAACAGAGCGAGATAAGGGCCGATCTGCAGTCATAGTCTTCCTTCTCCTTAATAATTGCAACTATTTGTCTAGATTCGGGGATCTGCTCACTGCAAGTAAAATCCCACATACTCGCGCACTTCCCCCAGTTCTCTGTCAAAGTCCAGGCGGCCTTCTCGGCGGGGATTGCCCTGCGCGTCCACCAAGGGGTCGGCGGCCAGAGCGACCAGGTGGAGCACCTCGCCGGGGGGCGGGGGCGGCGCAGGCCGGTCCACCAGGCGCAGAAAGCCGTAGTCCAGGCAGAGCGGGGCCTTGCGGTCGGGCAGCGCGGCGAACTCCCAGGGCAGGGCGTCGGCCGCTTCGTCCGCGTCCAGGAGCAAAAGCCCGTCGGGGTCCGCGTCCAGGCGTTCCAGCAGGGCTTGGCCGCCCAGGGCGCGGAAAAGCGCCAGCCCAGGCGTGTTTGTATCGTCATCGTGCTGAAAGGTTTGCAGGTCTGGCAGCGCGCTCAGTGGCGTCTCGGCGACAGTCTGGTCGTCCAGCGTGGTGCGTACAACGCCTTGCCAGGTGCGCAGGCGGAGCAGAACGGCCATGAGCATCCCTCACGTGTCGGTCGAATATAGCGCGGTGATAAGGCAACTATACGCCAGCGTTGAATGGGCGTCAATCTGTTGGGGCGGGGGCGTGTTGGGTGGTGATGTGTTGCCTCGATATACTCCTCTTCACTTCAATGCCCCCTCCTCAAAGCCTTCTCAATCTCGCGCTGGAAAGCTCGATGGCGGGGGAAACGCTCGCGAATAGTGCGTATTCCATGAGTGTGAGGTGCTGGCGTGCAAGGTCCACAGCCAGAGCTGCTCCACGTTGGGCGATAACGCCTTGCGTGGTTGTCCGGAAAGGAGCACCAGGAAGAAAGAGTGCACCAATGCTTGGTCGCTGCTGTTGCTGCTCCAGCTAAGCACATCCTTCTCGGCAACGCCGGCATGCATTTACCGTTCACAGCCAATCCCGTCATGGTCGCCGTCGAAACGGTGGGGGTCGGGTGGTAAGACGCGAAAACGCCGATAGGGAATGTCGCCGCAATCCAAATCCGGGGGCGGTGGTGGAATGCAGACATCCGGATACGAGGGATCGCATTGATTCGCCGGGGGCGGCGGTGGCGGCGCGGGCGGGATGGGTGTGGGCGGTGGGACCGGGGTGGGCGGCGTCGCCCAAAGACCGCGCCCGGCGGCGATGGCTTCGCGTTGGAGGGCGACAAACCAATCGGCGCACGCCACATCCGGCGGCACTGTGAGCACCTGCGCATACCCTTGCCGCACAAGTTCCGCATTCACAAACGTGTCGCCGGCCACC from Ardenticatena maritima harbors:
- a CDS encoding DUF3883 domain-containing protein: MTADRPLSRSVDYLGFIGAKLRDLQGYRTLASELIQNADDARATSLSFDITDKALIVDNDSVFSDCGHAEEEICLWKKERGYKCDFHRFRSVASGDKRWQQDTIGAFGIGFIAVYQITDYPELISAGRHWKIREDNPEEKRIMACGGCTTCQKGHLPRTRFILPWAYEKGSHLRSSLRVESVPPDGPQRFRQELESFLPEAILFLKHLKKLSILYNGQLVRTFEKIHLDGQMIVSEGAPENDRIWYLFQGDFTEESVNLKQKYKQIEDKRSSKVTLAVSDASLEKGLVYAYLPTTYNAGLPFHINADFYTTNDRKRIILENDYQSEWNRAALRAAAQTFGDAIKQLPQILGPEKFWALLKKVREVFLQNKCSGEPTLKAFWEYARESLAKERVIYTTQKQWVLPKEAYFLSQKEESKAIPVLEALGFKIVNEILRPYQSLLREIKIHKLDIRAIYEKFQELGFIQRIKPNELPPALAQKEYLEALWSEIALLLKHQPEFSERIKSLPLAPGDDGSLWPCKDIYQSDEETINLFKRLCPDIVFLSSEEAFKPLRHLCPPFTARVAVKLLQEMDSQFLEHLWAQRHLPIDQILQWFEKRRDIVLQDKNLKKSFKQIPMFPSGKNLRRLADLALPGNFKDPIGLADVVDLHAIGMRYDFLRDLGVQELDFLTYATKFLPEALKDDIPHEKRRAAVRLLAHHLGELKENPSARDILAQIPLIECSDGRSYPATECYFPNADVRKCLGDSTPYALLENPPSEPIEDLYRWLGVADKPRIDDLLKKIDEISSRHYSPESVKQIELIVGFLDQYYQTANEVTKQKLEKLKRIAWLPAEGKIDQWYKPDELYAVYQKYLFESQALFLGLSRAVQNEASNFLKFLGVQHVPPTELVVNHLLHCIERQKKPHKEIYNFLNSKTNDPNIKKLQGTKCLWSDGAYYRPDEVFWQQHNFGRYRKQLESNLRQINDFLEKIGVKEHPTWEDALKVLQEISEEFGSRNIPLDEEAHTVLWHCWIMLNEALENENENIVSQALKTLQTIKCVPNNQRILYQPSWIFIEDQHGLANKFNDFLKGNIVIPPLNTRKALTAAGVRLLREAVQVQIVECEQRVDDLELTEIIRTRRLLFQRIVASADKDIREKQLLRLDTLRCQSVALLKIRYRLQAFNREIISNPETISALYIEKDNLLLFTPQNREYPYLPLARELALALLADGDPGLLASAFKDVLAAKTFKEAQRTLDELYYAPLGEIPTQVTKNVEAINTLGEDRFIETIYPPESTQTHNTPADTLLDESIKSNPAENLNEEKHQAPPKTRKAYDFPLTEKYSKKKNSSRHRQSTRMVLRSYVIHSDESAALTTEDSPSISQEHRKRIDQAGIQRVLDFEKNAGRIPESMPHTHPGYDILSKDKEGNIVRYIEVKSLSGKWNGQYVTLSKTQFEKAQKLGDKFWLYVVEQAESENYRIYCIPNPAAYANHFMFDDGWRSIAEIEPTTSNSE